The region ATATCTAGAGCTTGTTAGATTTATAGGGCCAGCCTTCCATGCTTGAAAAAGCTCACTATTCACAAATACTAAGCCCTCGTTTTCTCCCAATTCAATGTGGCCGCTCTCAAGTGAACTGACATCTGCGGAGCTGATTGTACTTGCATGCCGGGTAATAATCGAAGATGTCTTTGGAACCCGATAAGCAGTAGAGCCTTTGCAGCATGGCAGAGGCCTGCAACCGTAGGACACCCTGCCAGCAAACAGGGCTCGCATCATGATCGCGAGTGTGTGAGTGTGTTAGAAACACAGAACGAGCGAAGAGCTGCTACTTTGATGGTCCGACCACATTGCGATAAATGACGTCAAGCCCCCAGAGTGGAACTGATCAATGATTGTAAGATTACATTCCTGTTCTGGTACTGTCATGACCAGCCGCGAATTACGCCGCCAAGCAAAGCTGCAACAAACATCTCAAACACCATCCTTTCAACTCCGCTTCCACGATAATAATTGCAGCTCATTGCCTATGCTGCCAATTGCAGATAAGTTCAATTTCTCACACCTGGAGCTCCAGCTATATTCAGTCTATAATTATGGGCTGGCTTTGgaattcctcgtcctctAAAAAGGACGAGTCTCAACCGACTCAACCTCCACCTGCATCTTCAACACAAGACAATctaccaacaccaccaccacaacaatCACGGAAACTCAGCCGGGAAGAGCAAGCAGACGCCGAATTCGCCGAATTATGGCAGAGCGTGAAAAATGATATCAGCCAGTCTGAACCGCAACAATCCCCAGCATCCGATACGCAATCTTCGCCAGGATCTATAGCTCCCGATTCCCTCTACCCCGATACCATGTCCTGTCGCTCGGCCTTTGATTACGCTTTCTTCTGCCAATCGTTAGGCGGTCAGTTTGTTAACGTTTATCGATATGGTGAGATGCGGTCGTGCAGTGAGCACTGGGAGAATTTCTGGCTGTGTATGAAGACAAGGACATTCAGCGACAATGAGAAGAGGCGCGTAATTCGGGAGCATAATCGGAGGAAAGCGATCAAATATAAGACGGGTCCGAGTAGTGAGGATGTGTGGGAAGTACGGATGGAACCGGTCAAGGGTGCCTTTCAGGGAGACTTTGCGGCTTTGGAGAGGGAAatggaggcagaggagaaagCTCAGGCGCAGGCGCGGCACCCGTCCAGTACCATT is a window of Aspergillus puulaauensis MK2 DNA, chromosome 4, nearly complete sequence DNA encoding:
- a CDS encoding EMI1 family protein (BUSCO:EOG092656IY;~COG:S;~EggNog:ENOG410PR9N;~InterPro:IPR021475;~PFAM:PF11326) gives rise to the protein MGWLWNSSSSKKDESQPTQPPPASSTQDNLPTPPPQQSRKLSREEQADAEFAELWQSVKNDISQSEPQQSPASDTQSSPGSIAPDSLYPDTMSCRSAFDYAFFCQSLGGQFVNVYRYGEMRSCSEHWENFWLCMKTRTFSDNEKRRVIREHNRRKAIKYKTGPSSEDVWEVRMEPVKGAFQGDFAALEREMEAEEKAQAQARHPSSTI